In a genomic window of Pirellulaceae bacterium:
- a CDS encoding D-arabinono-1,4-lactone oxidase yields the protein MSVKKTSDVTNFGRNIRFRPSYCYAPDSEQEVLDILARHQGESFRVVGRLHSWSPLAVTSGVCLDLRKLNQVRIQDDDGRVLATVGGGCQIKRMLVELRRLANVTSPSVGLITEQTIAGAISTGTHGSGKHSLSHYMREIRVATYDSNGQPEIRSFDSGDELRAARCSLGLLGIILSVSFDCRPAYLVEEHVRFHDSLSLAVAEEAAYPLQQIFVIPWSWHVFGQHRREIDGKQNSLAYLARIYWLLGIDIGLHLILLTLAKLLRSNTITQFFYQKIFSGLVLQNLRIVDESERVLVMEHELFRHIEMELFVPCDKLAEAVEFVKDVIRGFGGRMQDVTRAGREQLEQMNLWDSLVKRSGTYCHHYPICIRRILADDTLISMASGDTTYYSISLISYQRLSDRDNFDHFTRFLADAMEGPFKARVHWGKLCPQDAGTLQRLYPRLEEFKRICEQHDPQAVFRNSFVADRLGLPSPDKVD from the coding sequence GTGTCAGTCAAGAAGACGAGTGATGTCACGAACTTTGGTCGAAACATTCGGTTTCGACCGAGTTATTGCTATGCACCCGACAGTGAACAGGAAGTGCTGGATATTCTAGCACGACATCAGGGGGAGTCGTTCCGTGTTGTTGGACGTCTACACTCTTGGAGTCCGCTTGCTGTGACGTCCGGGGTTTGTCTCGATCTGCGAAAGCTGAATCAAGTTCGGATACAAGATGACGATGGTCGTGTGCTGGCGACTGTCGGGGGCGGCTGCCAGATCAAACGAATGCTTGTGGAATTGCGTCGCCTGGCAAATGTGACGTCGCCCTCGGTCGGGTTGATTACGGAGCAGACGATCGCCGGCGCTATTTCGACCGGAACCCACGGCTCAGGTAAACACAGTCTGTCACATTATATGCGCGAAATTCGCGTCGCAACTTACGATTCGAATGGCCAACCCGAAATTCGTTCGTTCGATTCGGGCGACGAATTGCGGGCGGCCCGATGCTCGCTTGGCTTGTTGGGCATTATTCTTTCTGTCAGTTTTGATTGTCGGCCTGCGTATCTCGTCGAGGAACATGTTCGATTTCACGACTCACTCTCGCTTGCAGTCGCGGAGGAAGCGGCTTATCCGTTGCAGCAGATATTTGTGATTCCTTGGTCGTGGCATGTGTTCGGTCAGCATCGACGTGAAATCGACGGAAAACAAAATTCACTCGCTTATCTTGCTCGGATCTATTGGCTGCTTGGGATCGATATTGGCTTGCATCTGATTTTACTGACGCTGGCCAAGCTGCTTCGCTCAAATACGATTACTCAATTCTTTTATCAGAAGATTTTCTCTGGGCTTGTATTACAGAATCTCAGGATCGTGGATGAGTCCGAACGCGTCTTGGTGATGGAGCACGAATTGTTTCGACACATCGAAATGGAATTGTTCGTGCCATGTGACAAACTGGCGGAAGCCGTCGAATTTGTCAAAGATGTGATTCGTGGTTTCGGTGGGCGAATGCAAGATGTTACTCGAGCTGGACGCGAGCAACTCGAGCAAATGAATCTTTGGGATTCACTGGTCAAAAGATCGGGAACCTATTGTCACCATTATCCAATTTGCATTCGTCGGATTCTTGCCGATGATACGCTGATTTCCATGGCCAGCGGCGATACCACCTATTACTCGATCAGTCTGATTAGCTATCAACGTCTCTCGGATCGTGACAACTTCGATCACTTCACGAGGTTTCTGGCCGACGCGATGGAGGGGCCGTTCAAGGCGCGGGTTCATTGGGGAAAACTCTGCCCCCAAGATGCTGGCACGCTCCAACGGCTCTATCCACGCTTGGAGGAATTTAAGCGGATTTGCGAGCAGCACG
- a CDS encoding DUF1080 domain-containing protein, which yields MKKAVVCFGLMTMWMSSLSLLVAADNHPDVSGWSDLFAADLSNGIDTKKVWTVQEGVLTANADYCLFTDKDYDNFVLDLEFKNADGTNSGVIVYCGDMKNWIPNSVEIQIADDFNEKWAKSPKSWQCGAIFGHLAASKQVVKPAGEWNRMTITCKDHDLKVVLNGEIVTEMDLRKWKSAQKNPDGSEIPPWLSTPFAELPTHGRIGLQGKHAGAPIYFRNIKIKKVD from the coding sequence ATGAAAAAGGCTGTTGTTTGTTTCGGGTTGATGACGATGTGGATGAGTTCACTTTCTTTATTAGTGGCAGCGGATAATCATCCAGATGTGTCTGGTTGGTCGGACTTGTTCGCTGCCGATTTGTCGAACGGCATTGATACGAAAAAGGTCTGGACAGTCCAGGAGGGTGTGCTGACAGCAAACGCGGATTACTGTTTGTTCACGGACAAGGATTACGATAACTTTGTCCTCGATTTAGAATTTAAGAATGCTGACGGCACGAATAGTGGTGTTATCGTTTACTGTGGCGATATGAAGAACTGGATTCCCAATTCGGTCGAAATTCAAATCGCCGACGATTTCAATGAAAAATGGGCAAAGAGCCCTAAGAGTTGGCAATGCGGAGCCATCTTCGGTCATTTGGCAGCCAGTAAGCAGGTTGTAAAACCCGCGGGTGAATGGAATCGCATGACGATCACCTGCAAGGATCATGATTTGAAAGTGGTGTTGAATGGCGAAATCGTGACCGAAATGGATTTGCGTAAATGGAAATCCGCGCAGAAGAATCCCGATGGAAGTGAAATTCCGCCGTGGTTGAGCACGCCGTTTGCCGAATTACCGACTCATGGACGAATCGGACTACAAGGTAAACATGCGGGCGCCCCAATCTATTTTCGCAACATTAAGATCAAAAAAGTCGATTAG